A genomic region of Novipirellula aureliae contains the following coding sequences:
- a CDS encoding DUF4405 domain-containing protein: protein MQQVRNNRINATGPKTTRKRKASGTQLRVWLDLCMFIGMVLVLAPQATGIAIHEWASFLIIIPLFLHLIFAWKWIVSITRRFLTRIPGDVRFNYLLDWLLFFLFVTATFTGVVISEAALPALGIHLTIDPFWSALHDISANLLMLVIGVHLAMHWKWIVTNFRRYVLRRPTRASVVQGSDL, encoded by the coding sequence ATGCAACAAGTAAGGAACAACAGAATCAACGCTACGGGACCCAAAACGACTCGCAAGAGAAAAGCAAGCGGCACGCAGCTACGTGTTTGGCTTGATCTCTGCATGTTTATTGGCATGGTGCTGGTACTCGCCCCGCAGGCGACCGGCATTGCGATCCATGAATGGGCGAGCTTCCTGATTATCATTCCGTTATTCCTGCATCTCATCTTCGCTTGGAAGTGGATTGTCAGCATTACTCGACGCTTTCTGACGCGGATTCCGGGTGACGTACGCTTTAACTATCTACTGGACTGGCTTTTGTTTTTTCTCTTTGTGACAGCGACCTTTACAGGTGTGGTCATTTCAGAAGCTGCACTACCCGCACTGGGCATACATCTCACGATCGACCCATTTTGGTCAGCTCTCCATGACATCAGTGCCAATCTTCTGATGCTTGTGATTGGCGTTCATTTAGCAATGCACTGGAAGTGGATTGTGACGAACTTTAGGAGGTACGTTTTACGCAGACCCACACGAGCCAGTGTTGTGCAAGGGAGTGACTTGTAA
- a CDS encoding alkyl sulfatase dimerization domain-containing protein yields the protein MKKLIRTLCLLLLGASSIQAQEANDATQRLRNQNAQFTEQIVKVADDVYVAVGYSVSNVSMIVGDDGVIIVDTGMMGEAAEKIATKFREITDKPVKAIIYTHSHGDHTGGAPAFLGDERPQIWAHINFGSEARPWKAGGLTYQNVRGARQAGFKLPPELRINNGVAPVRYPKRGGAVFSSGEGTNPTHFLEVDRQTINVAGVELELISSPGETNDGVSVWYPDGKVLFAGDTFYRSFPNLYAIRGTPNRITRRWAQTLSKLADHNADALVGGHTLPVVGADEVKRVLNDYRDAVQFVHDKTVEGINKGLTPDELVEYVQLPEHLASNDYLQPFYGHPEWGVRQTFSNYLGWFDGNASNLFPLPPKAEADRVAKLAGGTDKLLESARDALAADDNQWAAQLADHLLAINKDDKDAKQIKADALTKLASDMVNATARNYYLTVARELRAEAGPASKAKMPVKAVEKSEANKKAAMDFIQLVMGDRDYEAARKFAGEYIQHDPRIGDGFDALVEALETYPPWKNRPKSTVEFKNVAADGDLVYLQTHREIKADDGFPARQIVVHVFRFNDAGKIDEHWTIVQSVKLKDSVSKHPLF from the coding sequence GTGAAAAAACTTATCCGTACGCTCTGCCTTTTGTTACTTGGTGCGAGTTCAATTCAAGCACAGGAAGCGAACGACGCAACGCAGCGACTTAGAAACCAAAACGCACAATTCACTGAGCAGATCGTCAAGGTTGCTGATGATGTCTACGTCGCGGTCGGGTACAGTGTTTCCAACGTTTCGATGATTGTCGGCGATGACGGGGTGATCATTGTTGATACGGGGATGATGGGTGAAGCGGCGGAAAAAATCGCGACGAAGTTTCGCGAGATTACCGACAAACCAGTCAAGGCCATCATCTACACGCACTCGCACGGAGACCACACTGGCGGAGCACCGGCGTTTCTCGGCGACGAACGGCCTCAGATTTGGGCACACATCAATTTTGGTAGCGAAGCGAGACCGTGGAAAGCGGGCGGACTGACCTATCAAAACGTGCGAGGTGCAAGACAAGCGGGATTTAAGCTGCCGCCGGAGCTACGAATCAACAACGGTGTCGCGCCCGTTCGCTATCCGAAACGCGGCGGTGCCGTTTTCTCATCCGGTGAAGGAACGAATCCGACCCACTTTCTTGAAGTCGACCGGCAGACGATCAACGTTGCGGGCGTGGAACTGGAACTCATCTCGTCACCCGGCGAAACCAACGACGGAGTGTCCGTCTGGTATCCGGACGGCAAGGTTCTGTTCGCTGGAGACACCTTCTACCGATCCTTTCCGAATTTGTATGCCATTCGAGGTACACCCAATCGCATCACTCGACGGTGGGCACAAACGCTTTCAAAGTTGGCTGACCATAACGCCGACGCCCTGGTCGGTGGACACACCCTTCCGGTCGTGGGAGCCGATGAAGTCAAACGGGTTCTGAACGACTATCGCGACGCGGTTCAGTTCGTGCACGACAAGACGGTCGAAGGCATCAACAAAGGTCTGACACCGGATGAATTGGTTGAGTACGTGCAGCTTCCCGAACACCTGGCGAGCAATGATTACTTGCAGCCGTTTTACGGGCATCCTGAATGGGGCGTCCGCCAGACGTTTAGCAACTACCTTGGCTGGTTCGACGGCAACGCATCCAACTTGTTCCCGTTACCTCCCAAGGCTGAAGCGGACCGTGTTGCGAAACTGGCCGGGGGAACCGACAAGCTATTGGAATCCGCTCGCGACGCGCTGGCCGCCGACGACAATCAATGGGCTGCACAACTCGCCGATCACCTGCTTGCCATCAACAAAGATGACAAGGACGCGAAGCAAATCAAAGCAGACGCATTGACCAAACTCGCCAGCGACATGGTCAACGCGACCGCCAGAAACTACTACCTCACCGTCGCCCGCGAGTTGCGTGCGGAAGCCGGTCCCGCCAGCAAGGCAAAGATGCCTGTGAAAGCCGTCGAAAAAAGCGAGGCCAACAAGAAGGCGGCGATGGACTTCATCCAACTCGTGATGGGCGACCGCGATTATGAAGCCGCCCGCAAATTTGCGGGCGAATACATCCAGCATGATCCGCGGATCGGTGATGGCTTTGATGCCCTGGTCGAGGCATTGGAAACCTATCCCCCGTGGAAAAACCGTCCCAAATCAACAGTCGAATTCAAGAACGTGGCGGCCGACGGCGACCTCGTCTATCTGCAAACCCATAGGGAGATCAAGGCGGACGACGGCTTCCCCGCGCGCCAGATCGTTGTTCACGTCTTCCGTTTCAACGACGCTGGAAAGATCGACGAACACTGGACCATCGTTCAGTCCGTAAAACTGAAGGACAGCGTAAGCAAACATCCACTGTTTTAA
- a CDS encoding MarR family winged helix-turn-helix transcriptional regulator has protein sequence MHFDAESSPGFAIGRVAYQIRAGMAAVLKNAGWPFSPEETQTLITLSDAGQPLSMSELALLMIRDPTTVKRQLDRLVEQKFVERSESSEDARIVKVGLTRRGEQKLQTVLPLLDDLRKTTLKGVSKSELETTQNVLRKMQKNLTNERIK, from the coding sequence ATGCACTTTGATGCTGAATCGTCGCCAGGGTTCGCGATCGGGCGAGTTGCATATCAGATTCGTGCGGGAATGGCGGCGGTGTTGAAGAACGCGGGTTGGCCGTTTTCGCCGGAGGAAACCCAAACGCTTATCACTCTGTCAGATGCCGGCCAGCCGCTGAGCATGAGCGAGTTGGCGTTGTTGATGATTCGTGATCCCACGACGGTGAAACGCCAGCTGGATCGACTCGTTGAGCAGAAGTTCGTTGAGCGGAGCGAATCGAGCGAAGACGCTCGTATCGTGAAGGTCGGATTGACTCGACGAGGCGAGCAGAAACTTCAAACCGTCCTGCCCCTGTTGGACGACTTGCGAAAAACCACGCTCAAGGGCGTCTCGAAGTCGGAACTAGAAACGACGCAAAACGTTCTGCGAAAGATGCAGAAGAACCTAACAAACGAACGAATCAAATAA
- a CDS encoding YybH family protein → MKTKKMMAALSMILALTTLLDSGCHDSSPDAEMDADAEMDLLMTSIEGYETAWAAGDFLKVDSFFADNAKRLHTEPYVWDREDITEFCRERAAQSDGNLTPVANNDWKKDREYLEIRVEGNIAYDIFTTDRFKALHIWEKQNDGSWKILYDVGFLHQTEERPKSPSESQTSS, encoded by the coding sequence GTGAAGACAAAAAAAATGATGGCAGCGTTATCAATGATCCTAGCACTGACCACACTATTGGATAGCGGTTGCCATGATTCATCCCCTGATGCGGAGATGGACGCTGATGCGGAGATGGACTTGCTGATGACTTCGATTGAAGGCTATGAAACGGCTTGGGCGGCGGGTGACTTCTTGAAAGTTGATAGCTTCTTTGCTGACAATGCCAAGCGCTTGCATACGGAACCGTATGTGTGGGATCGTGAGGATATTACGGAATTTTGCCGGGAAAGAGCGGCTCAAAGTGATGGGAATCTCACGCCGGTTGCCAATAACGACTGGAAGAAAGACAGAGAGTATCTTGAGATAAGAGTGGAGGGCAATATCGCCTACGATATATTCACGACCGACCGATTTAAAGCGTTGCATATTTGGGAAAAGCAGAATGACGGATCCTGGAAAATTCTCTACGATGTGGGATTTTTACATCAAACGGAAGAGCGTCCCAAGTCACCCTCGGAATCCCAGACTTCTTCTTGA
- a CDS encoding tRNA-binding protein gives MGIITWQEFENVDLRAGTVTAVEDFPQARKPAYKVTVDFGPEIGVKRTSAQITVNYTKEELVGRQVIGVVNFPRKQIGPIMSEFLIVGFYRDDGSVILAVPDKSISNGAKLA, from the coding sequence ATGGGAATCATTACTTGGCAAGAGTTTGAAAACGTTGATCTGCGAGCCGGCACAGTCACGGCGGTCGAAGATTTTCCGCAGGCTCGCAAACCAGCCTACAAGGTCACGGTCGACTTTGGCCCTGAGATTGGCGTGAAACGCACGAGTGCGCAAATCACAGTGAACTACACCAAAGAGGAACTGGTCGGCCGGCAAGTGATTGGCGTCGTGAACTTTCCACGCAAGCAGATCGGTCCAATCATGTCCGAGTTCCTAATCGTCGGATTCTATCGCGATGACGGATCGGTCATCCTAGCGGTCCCAGACAAGTCAATCTCCAACGGTGCAAAGTTGGCGTGA
- a CDS encoding peroxiredoxin-like family protein — translation MTTLREQTEEKFANTRKNNPEFAKRVDELLSSADAFQAGDNAIEVGRKAPDFELPSPRGESVSLSTLLANGPVVVTFYRGSWCPYCSLQLRAMQQRLPDIQSLGAELVAISPQVPDESLSQAEQEALAFPVLSDLNARVAAEYGVAWKVPDMILNHMRNDRKLDLADINGGNGSVLPIPATFVINRQGVVTWRFVDVDYRKRAEPDEIVTALRDLA, via the coding sequence ATGACCACTCTACGAGAACAAACCGAAGAGAAGTTCGCCAACACGCGGAAGAACAATCCAGAGTTTGCGAAACGAGTCGACGAACTGTTGTCATCTGCCGATGCGTTTCAGGCGGGTGACAACGCGATCGAGGTCGGAAGAAAAGCTCCTGACTTCGAACTGCCGAGCCCTCGCGGTGAATCCGTATCGTTGTCAACGTTGCTGGCCAACGGGCCGGTTGTTGTAACATTTTACCGAGGTAGCTGGTGCCCGTATTGCAGCTTGCAACTGCGAGCGATGCAGCAGCGATTACCCGACATTCAGTCGTTGGGAGCAGAGCTTGTCGCGATCAGTCCGCAGGTGCCTGATGAATCGCTTTCGCAGGCCGAACAAGAGGCTTTAGCGTTCCCCGTGCTTTCGGATTTGAACGCTCGCGTTGCGGCTGAGTATGGAGTTGCGTGGAAAGTCCCCGACATGATTCTCAATCACATGCGGAATGATCGGAAGCTGGACTTGGCCGACATCAACGGCGGAAACGGAAGCGTTTTGCCAATCCCCGCAACCTTCGTGATTAATCGGCAAGGTGTCGTGACATGGCGTTTCGTTGACGTCGACTATCGGAAACGAGCCGAGCCCGATGAGATCGTCACCGCCTTGCGTGATCTTGCATGA
- a CDS encoding zinc ribbon domain-containing protein YjdM: MSDLPNCPQCDGEYTYEDGPLLVCPTCAHEWSPADEAAAAEEEATRDANGNVLENGDSVIVIKDLKFNGGVVKGGTKVKNIRIVDGDHDIDCKIDGIGAMSLKSEFVKKA, encoded by the coding sequence ATGAGCGATCTACCCAACTGCCCGCAATGTGACGGCGAATACACCTACGAAGATGGGCCACTCCTTGTCTGCCCAACATGCGCCCACGAATGGTCGCCGGCCGACGAAGCGGCTGCCGCGGAAGAGGAGGCGACTCGCGATGCGAACGGCAATGTGCTTGAAAACGGCGACTCTGTCATCGTCATCAAAGACCTGAAGTTCAATGGTGGCGTCGTGAAAGGTGGCACGAAAGTGAAGAACATCCGCATCGTCGACGGCGATCACGACATCGACTGTAAAATCGACGGTATCGGAGCGATGTCGCTGAAATCCGAGTTTGTCAAGAAGGCCTGA
- a CDS encoding CoA-binding protein — protein sequence MNNRLQRFLAAKTYAVAGASNRQHKYGNQVFRALIAAGRETYPLNPAQDEIEGHRAYPSIADLPLVPEAISIITPPEVTRRVIADAIAAGVQHIWMQPGAEDEQASESARAAGINVIDDGSCILVLLARQS from the coding sequence ATGAATAACCGTTTGCAACGTTTCCTCGCCGCAAAAACATATGCCGTCGCCGGCGCATCGAATCGGCAACACAAATACGGCAACCAAGTCTTCCGTGCCCTGATCGCCGCTGGCCGCGAGACCTACCCGCTCAATCCCGCCCAAGATGAAATCGAAGGGCACCGAGCGTATCCGTCGATCGCCGATCTGCCGCTTGTCCCCGAAGCGATCTCGATCATAACGCCGCCGGAGGTCACACGGCGAGTGATCGCCGACGCGATCGCCGCTGGCGTGCAACACATCTGGATGCAACCTGGAGCCGAAGACGAGCAGGCCAGCGAATCGGCACGCGCGGCCGGCATCAACGTCATCGACGACGGCAGCTGCATTCTCGTGCTATTGGCTCGTCAATCATGA
- a CDS encoding DUF1559 domain-containing protein, whose amino-acid sequence MYCPAALVPSPATIDRIPGREVKVRRGFTLVELLVVIAIIGVLVGLLLPAVQAAREAARRMSCSNNVKQLGLAVHNYHSTYNQLPRQLGGTNGYFDKGSSGGNNLRRYAPGNNGGELSALVALTPFFEQQALWEQISNPYQVSEGTGAGNVYQPMGPWPNRTLIESVNAASGLYDPWITNIPTLRCPSDPGIGLPGQGRSNYGICMGDSIDQTIGNLYHPYNGSFYASSTTISKNQASTRGMWQPEIDNKFRDMMDGLSNTIAMGEFVTDNGDNDKRTAGVKGVSVKLAGGVRGCESYVDANRPRFWANTTSILNSGNVEWRRGLRWASGYAIFSGIFTILPPNREICYATGYVQGDGILPPSSNHQGGCHVLMGDGAVRFITDSIDSGDQSRAMVALSSVNGDATLSVPGAASPFGVWGALGTRSAREVISTDF is encoded by the coding sequence ATGTACTGCCCTGCGGCACTGGTACCCTCCCCCGCGACCATCGATCGGATACCGGGGCGGGAAGTCAAAGTCCGTCGCGGTTTTACCCTTGTTGAATTGCTTGTCGTGATTGCCATTATTGGCGTTCTGGTCGGCTTGCTGCTGCCAGCTGTGCAGGCTGCTCGTGAGGCGGCGAGACGCATGAGCTGCAGCAACAATGTGAAGCAACTTGGCTTAGCCGTTCACAACTACCATTCCACCTACAACCAGCTGCCTCGCCAGCTCGGTGGTACGAATGGCTATTTTGATAAGGGCAGCTCTGGGGGAAACAACCTCCGACGCTATGCTCCTGGAAACAACGGTGGCGAACTTTCGGCTTTGGTTGCATTGACTCCGTTCTTCGAGCAGCAAGCGTTATGGGAGCAAATTTCCAACCCATATCAGGTCAGCGAAGGAACGGGTGCTGGGAACGTTTACCAGCCGATGGGTCCTTGGCCCAACCGGACTCTCATCGAATCGGTGAATGCTGCCAGTGGTCTTTACGATCCTTGGATTACCAATATCCCCACGTTGAGATGCCCGAGCGACCCAGGCATTGGTCTCCCTGGCCAAGGTCGTTCCAACTACGGCATTTGCATGGGCGATTCGATTGATCAGACGATCGGCAATCTCTACCACCCTTACAACGGTTCGTTCTACGCAAGTTCGACGACGATCAGTAAGAATCAGGCATCGACTCGCGGTATGTGGCAGCCTGAAATTGACAACAAATTCAGGGACATGATGGATGGCTTGTCCAACACGATTGCCATGGGTGAATTCGTGACGGACAATGGTGATAACGATAAACGAACCGCAGGTGTCAAAGGTGTTTCGGTCAAGTTGGCCGGTGGCGTACGAGGCTGCGAATCTTACGTGGATGCGAATCGTCCTCGTTTTTGGGCGAATACGACATCGATTCTCAACAGTGGCAACGTCGAATGGAGACGGGGTTTGCGTTGGGCGTCTGGGTACGCAATCTTCTCCGGCATCTTCACGATTCTGCCACCAAACCGCGAGATTTGCTACGCAACGGGCTATGTTCAAGGCGATGGTATCCTGCCACCCAGTAGCAACCACCAAGGTGGCTGTCATGTCTTGATGGGCGATGGTGCCGTTCGTTTTATCACCGACTCGATCGACTCCGGCGATCAGAGTCGAGCGATGGTTGCTCTAAGCAGCGTCAATGGCGATGCAACTCTCTCTGTCCCCGGTGCTGCCAGCCCCTTTGGTGTCTGGGGTGCACTCGGAACTCGTTCTGCAAGAGAAGTTATCTCCACGGACTTTTAG
- a CDS encoding DUF1720 domain-containing protein translates to MQRSSTLRSSVARRPPTVNEVLLVSDQRTSVLSQRSIFRVCGFQPQHTGESIFRVCGFQSQLTGASIFRVCGSQPQHTRASIFRVCGFQPQHTGASIFRVCGFQPQHTGASIFRVCGFQPQLTGASIFRVCGFQPQLTGASIFRVCGFQPQHTRESIFRVCGFQPQHTRASIFRVCGFQPQLTGASIFRVCGFQPQHTRESIFRICGFQPQHTGASIFRVCGFQPQLTGASIFRVCGSQPQHTGTGIFRVCGFQPQHTGARCPSHSLVKTKVKRWQGTRQVRQRGSIGVVPIVASPDCFREATVNC, encoded by the coding sequence GTGCAGCGGAGCTCGACGCTGCGATCAAGCGTAGCGCGTCGCCCCCCCACCGTGAATGAGGTTCTCTTGGTGTCGGACCAACGAACGAGCGTCTTGTCACAACGAAGCATCTTTCGTGTCTGTGGCTTCCAGCCGCAGCATACTGGGGAAAGCATCTTTCGTGTCTGTGGCTTCCAGTCGCAGCTTACTGGGGCAAGCATCTTTCGTGTCTGTGGCTCCCAGCCGCAGCATACTAGGGCAAGCATCTTTCGTGTCTGTGGCTTCCAGCCGCAGCATACTGGGGCAAGCATCTTTCGTGTCTGTGGCTTCCAGCCGCAGCATACTGGGGCAAGCATCTTTCGTGTCTGTGGCTTCCAGCCGCAGCTTACTGGGGCAAGCATCTTTCGTGTCTGTGGCTTCCAGCCGCAGCTTACTGGGGCAAGCATCTTTCGTGTCTGTGGCTTCCAGCCGCAGCATACTAGGGAAAGCATCTTTCGTGTCTGTGGCTTCCAGCCGCAGCATACTAGGGCAAGCATCTTTCGTGTCTGTGGCTTCCAGCCGCAGCTTACTGGGGCAAGCATCTTTCGTGTCTGTGGCTTCCAGCCGCAGCATACTAGGGAAAGCATCTTTCGTATCTGTGGCTTCCAGCCGCAGCATACTGGGGCAAGCATCTTTCGTGTCTGTGGCTTCCAGCCGCAGCTTACTGGGGCAAGCATCTTTCGTGTCTGTGGCTCCCAGCCGCAGCATACTGGGACAGGCATCTTTCGTGTCTGTGGCTTCCAGCCGCAGCATACTGGGGCAAGATGCCCCAGCCACTCTCTTGTCAAGACGAAAGTCAAGCGTTGGCAAGGCACTCGACAAGTTCGCCAAAGGGGTAGCATCGGTGTCGTTCCCATCGTCGCGAGCCCCGATTGTTTCCGTGAAGCGACTGTTAACTGTTAG
- a CDS encoding response regulator translates to MIADDEQDIREYFERLLPRLGHHLIGQAADGVELLELVERDPPDLIITDVMMPRLDGIQAVEKIAKQYSVPIIMISSLDRPSALPNQFIIDYLVKPFGAAELDAAIKRSASPPHRE, encoded by the coding sequence TTGATCGCTGATGACGAGCAAGACATCCGTGAATACTTCGAACGACTCTTGCCACGATTGGGGCACCATCTAATCGGTCAAGCGGCTGATGGAGTCGAGTTGCTTGAACTTGTCGAGCGAGACCCACCCGACTTGATTATCACCGATGTTATGATGCCGAGACTCGACGGGATACAAGCGGTCGAAAAGATTGCCAAGCAATACTCGGTTCCCATCATCATGATTTCATCGCTTGATCGACCATCCGCTCTGCCAAACCAATTCATCATCGACTATCTAGTGAAACCCTTTGGTGCAGCGGAGCTCGACGCTGCGATCAAGCGTAGCGCGTCGCCCCCCCACCGTGAATGA
- a CDS encoding two-component system sensor histidine kinase NtrB has protein sequence MPQIDDLHASETWSPTVEPFRTQKQLQGHTRVLKQLAGGASLDTILDTLIEFAEELSPDMLASIELVNSSVAHPRLAQTAGLRASWSAPIVSSKGQILGTFAMYACDPQATASCDHAFMSDCVDLAAIAIERFQDVASIKRLAEIVDSTEDGVIRTSIDGIIETWNRGSTRIYGFSEEEAIGQPASIVIPPDHVDEFADILDRVCRGERVDHFETERLTKDGRRISISLTVSPIRDLDGNVIGTSAITKDISELSNARLKLLQTERLAAMGQMVSAIAHESRNALQRIQVGVDMLGFEIQAGSEGAKELDRIDRAKNDLQHLFEELRSFAAPLPLEPCVCSIAQTWRNAWANLEPLRSGREATIVEEIHCDSLNCELDTFRMEQVFRNLFENTLFACCDPVCITIQCADGDVDGAPGLCVRVQDDGPGLTVDQKNRIFEPFFTTKPKGTGLGMAIAQRILKAHRGRITVGHGEGGGAEFLISLPRKHHVANHLLTKNLDR, from the coding sequence ATGCCGCAAATCGATGACCTGCATGCCTCGGAAACCTGGTCCCCAACGGTCGAGCCATTTCGGACCCAGAAGCAACTTCAGGGTCATACGCGGGTGCTAAAACAGCTCGCTGGCGGAGCCTCGCTAGACACGATCCTTGACACGCTGATCGAGTTCGCGGAAGAGCTGTCCCCAGACATGCTCGCCTCAATCGAGTTGGTCAATTCAAGCGTCGCCCATCCGCGTCTTGCACAAACGGCTGGCCTGCGTGCGAGTTGGTCTGCACCGATCGTTTCAAGCAAAGGTCAGATTCTAGGCACGTTTGCGATGTATGCCTGTGATCCTCAAGCGACAGCGAGCTGTGACCATGCGTTTATGTCCGACTGCGTTGACTTAGCTGCCATTGCGATCGAACGCTTTCAAGATGTCGCATCCATTAAGCGACTCGCCGAAATCGTTGATTCGACGGAGGATGGCGTCATCCGAACGTCGATTGACGGCATTATCGAAACGTGGAATCGAGGCAGTACACGGATCTACGGTTTCAGCGAAGAAGAGGCCATTGGGCAACCCGCTTCGATCGTCATTCCACCCGACCATGTTGACGAATTTGCTGATATTCTTGATCGGGTTTGCCGCGGAGAAAGAGTCGATCACTTCGAGACGGAGCGTTTAACCAAGGACGGGCGACGCATCTCCATTTCACTCACCGTATCTCCTATCCGCGACCTTGACGGAAACGTCATTGGGACCTCAGCCATTACGAAGGATATTTCGGAACTATCCAACGCACGCCTAAAACTGTTGCAAACCGAACGACTCGCGGCGATGGGGCAAATGGTTTCCGCAATCGCTCACGAGAGTCGCAATGCACTGCAACGTATCCAAGTCGGTGTGGATATGCTGGGGTTTGAGATCCAAGCTGGTTCGGAAGGTGCAAAGGAGCTCGATCGAATCGACCGCGCCAAGAATGATTTACAACATCTGTTCGAGGAACTGCGCAGCTTCGCTGCGCCACTACCGCTCGAACCGTGTGTGTGCAGTATCGCACAGACCTGGCGAAACGCATGGGCCAATTTGGAACCACTTCGATCGGGCCGAGAGGCAACGATCGTCGAGGAGATCCACTGCGATAGCTTGAACTGCGAGCTGGACACGTTTCGAATGGAACAAGTCTTTCGCAACCTGTTTGAAAATACGCTTTTCGCTTGTTGCGATCCCGTTTGTATCACGATCCAGTGTGCTGATGGGGACGTCGATGGGGCGCCTGGATTGTGCGTCCGTGTCCAAGACGATGGGCCTGGACTGACCGTGGATCAAAAAAACCGAATATTTGAGCCTTTTTTTACGACCAAACCCAAGGGTACCGGTTTAGGCATGGCGATTGCCCAACGTATTCTTAAAGCCCACCGCGGGCGTATCACCGTTGGACACGGTGAGGGCGGGGGGGCTGAGTTTCTCATTTCGCTGCCACGCAAACATCATGTTGCCAACCACTTGCTCACTAAGAATCTTGATCGCTGA
- a CDS encoding MarC family protein gives MVFFDRVCGSVDVGVHLAVATTGLREPDFERTEMDRVHNVAVPCAKCPNPPTLVWVSLAAAAGPTTTERQRVGRSTTACWQRCTVDLDRDSNTVKEGARCYGEIMQIEIVKFIAAIFVISNPVGAIPLFLSLTKEYTSHERRRAALLASVTVAAVLSVNIIVGERILNFFGISIPAFQVGGGIMILLIAVSMLKAQQSSMKHTQEETVEAADKDCIGAVPLGIPLIAGPGAISTVIIFAHRNDTMFDHLAMIGVCVALGLCVWISLRLADPIGLLLGRTGINIGTRLMGLVLAAIAVQFIFDGTHALWNENRDPAIPAASASVERLPPAIFRSKFPLAESDP, from the coding sequence GTGGTATTCTTTGATCGAGTCTGCGGCTCGGTCGATGTCGGGGTTCATTTGGCGGTTGCGACAACGGGCTTACGAGAACCTGACTTTGAACGAACCGAGATGGACCGTGTGCATAATGTCGCAGTCCCTTGCGCTAAATGCCCAAATCCGCCCACCTTGGTTTGGGTTTCCTTGGCCGCTGCCGCTGGACCAACGACGACGGAACGGCAACGAGTTGGCCGATCGACTACCGCTTGTTGGCAACGTTGCACGGTGGACCTTGACCGCGACAGCAACACAGTCAAAGAGGGAGCACGGTGCTACGGAGAAATCATGCAAATCGAAATAGTCAAATTCATCGCAGCCATCTTTGTCATTTCCAATCCAGTTGGCGCAATTCCGTTGTTTCTCTCTCTAACCAAAGAGTATACGTCTCATGAACGACGACGCGCGGCTCTACTGGCGTCGGTCACGGTTGCTGCCGTCTTGTCGGTTAACATTATTGTGGGTGAACGCATTTTGAATTTCTTTGGAATCAGCATACCCGCGTTTCAAGTTGGTGGCGGTATCATGATCTTGTTGATCGCCGTCTCGATGCTGAAGGCACAGCAAAGCTCGATGAAGCACACGCAGGAAGAGACGGTTGAAGCGGCTGACAAAGATTGCATTGGAGCTGTACCGTTGGGGATCCCACTCATCGCCGGTCCTGGTGCCATCAGTACCGTGATCATCTTTGCGCATCGCAATGATACGATGTTTGATCATTTAGCCATGATTGGTGTTTGTGTCGCGCTTGGACTGTGCGTCTGGATATCGCTACGCTTAGCCGATCCAATCGGACTTTTACTTGGTCGTACGGGGATCAATATCGGGACGCGATTGATGGGCTTGGTATTGGCAGCCATCGCCGTTCAGTTTATTTTTGATGGAACGCATGCATTGTGGAACGAAAATCGTGACCCGGCGATCCCCGCCGCGTCGGCAAGCGTCGAACGGTTGCCACCGGCAATCTTTCGATCCAAATTTCCTTTGGCAGAATCAGACCCATAG